A genomic segment from Aegilops tauschii subsp. strangulata cultivar AL8/78 chromosome 1, Aet v6.0, whole genome shotgun sequence encodes:
- the LOC109782884 gene encoding uncharacterized protein: MSMRRLGASHFRGVRERRSGAFSSEIWFPEKRLILGTFDTAEEAARAHDAAAWRLLRPRRDMNFSDVSSQQAQDLPPLPRLFTDEDRRVHRRRHRRLAIAEMDVEAMVVWRERFPQDIVDERQFYKQRRTERDARRTERAAYREDKCSRKQAAQLKLKLRETSGWDFEDEQHADAYIQTSEEDITESESERDE; encoded by the coding sequence ATGTCGATGCGCCGCCTGGGCGCTTCGCATTTTCGCGGAGTCCGCGAGCGccgctccggcgccttctcctcCGAGATCTGGTTTCCCGAGAAACGCCTCATCCTCGGCACCTTCGACACCGCAGAGGAGGCGGCTCGCGCGCACGACGCGGCAGCGTGGCGCCTCCTGAGGCCTCGTCGGGATATGAATTTTTCCGACGTGTCGAGCCAGCAGGCGCAGGATCTCCCGCCTCTTCCGCGGCTtttcaccgacgaggatcgtcgtgtCCACCGGAGGCGGCACCGTCGCCTCGCCATTGCCGAGATGGACGTGGAAGCCATGGTGGTGTGGCGCgaacgcttcccgcaggacatcgtCGACGAGCGCCAGTTCTACAAACAAAGGAGGACGGAGAGGGACGCGAGGAGgacggagcgagccgcctatcgggAGGACAAGTGTTCGCGGAAGCAGGCCGCTCAATTGAAACTGAAGCTACGAGAAACGTCGGGTTGGGACTTCGAAGACGAGCAGCATGCTGACGCCTACattcagacgtcggaggaggacattaccGAGTCGGAGTCGGAAAGAGACGAGTAG